Proteins from a single region of Rhipicephalus sanguineus isolate Rsan-2018 chromosome 5, BIME_Rsan_1.4, whole genome shotgun sequence:
- the LOC119393964 gene encoding probable cytosolic iron-sulfur protein assembly protein CIAO1 homolog, with protein MADKMKMTLVSELEGHKDRVWCVAWNPAGTVLASCGGDKSTRLWALEGGAWTCKAVLLDGHRRTVRSVAWSPCGSRLASASFDGTICIWRIDGESRTWESVATLEGHESEVKAVAWSPSGRHLATCGRDKTVWIWDVVDDLDEFECASVQTCHTQDVKTVIWHPTEEELVSASYDNSVRVYAEQLDDWECACSMFKHESTVWSVCFDGRGHRLASASADGSVRVWKRLQGAPSGDARWECEGTIGTLHPRPVYSVSWCPLTGLLATGCGDNGVRVFVEEQSGSGEPSWRLACHESHEQDVNCVAWNPSTPGLLASAGDEGRVRIWQIEPPPPSAID; from the exons ATGGCGGACAAGATGAAAATGACATTGGTGTCCGAACTTGAAGGACACAAAGACCGTGTGTGGTGCGTCGCGTGGAATCCTGCGGGAACCGTGTTGGCTAGTTGCGGCGGCGACAAAAGCACTCGTCTCTGGGCGCTCGAAG GTGGTGCATGGACATGCAAGGCTGTGCTGCTGGATGGACACCGGAGGACCGTGCGTAGTGTCGCGTGGTCCCCATGTGGCAGCCGCCTTGCCTCAGCAAGCTTCGACGGCACTATTTGTATATGGCGGATCGACGGGGAGTCGCGCACTTGGGAGAGTGTGGCCACTCTGGAAGGACACGAGAGTGAGGTGAAGGCTGTTGCATGGTCCCCCTCGGGACGCCATCTGGCCACCTGCGGCCGGGACAAGACTGTCTGGATATGGGACG TGGTAGACGATTTGGACGAGTTCGAGTGCGCATCTGTTCAGACATGTCACACCCAAGACGTCAAAACAGTGATATGGCATCCGACAGAAGAG GAGCTCGTGTCTGCCAGCTATGACAACAGCGTGCGTGTGTACGCCGAGCAATTGGATGACTGGGAGTGCGCGTGTTCAATGTTCAAGCATGAGAGCACCGTGTGGTCAGTGTGCTTTGATGGCCGGGGCCACCGCCTTGCCTCTGCCAGTGCTGACGGCAGCGTCCGTGTTTGGAAACGACTCCAGGGAGCACCATCAGGAGACGCCCGCTGGGAATGCGAGGGCACGATTGGCACGCTGCACCCACGGCCCGTCTACAGTGTCTCTTG GTGCCCGCTTACCGGCTTACTAGCCACCGGTTGCGGCGACAACGGAGTTCGCGTGTTTGTTGAAGAGCAGTCCGGCTCCGGAGAGCCTTCTTGGCGGTTAGCGTGCCACGAATCGCATGAACAGGACGTCAACTGCGTCGCCTGGAACCCGTCCACGCCTGGTCTCCTCGCTTCGGCTGGGGACGAAGGTCGGGTGCGCATATGGCAAATcgagccgccgccgccatcggccattgactag